CTGGGTATTATACGGAGCTGTTGATCGGGCCGGTGGACGCCGGTTCGGCGGTTCGCGCAGGTTTCGCGTACGCGATATGGATCTCGCTGGCGGTGACGTGTACGGCGGCGGCCAGCGCGGCGCTTCGTTCGGCGGCGGGAGCCGCGCTGCTGTCGCTCGGGACCACGGGGGCGCTTGCGCTAACCGCTTCGCTGCTGCCGGGCTGGTTCCGCTACAGTCCGGGGGCTATGCCCGGCTTGGCTGCGGCTCTGGCCGAAGGGCGCGAATCTGCCGACTGGATCGTTGCCGCTCCGTTCACCGCCGCGGCGATAGCCGCTCTGCTGGCCGCGTCGGCGGCCGGTTTCCGCCGGGCTTCGCTAGGGGCGGCTGACGCTTGACAAGATTCGAGCGCGGTGTCATAATATCCGTTAAGTGTATAGCGCCTTTAAGTCAGTCCCGTGAGACTGGCAAGGTTACGTGAAACCATCTTGACGATGGCGGAAGCCTTCGAGCCGATTGACGCGTTCGAAGGCCGCTGCCCTCGCTGTCCGCATGCGCGGATCGCCATCCCTCCGGCGGAGGATGGCGATCCGCTGCGGCCGCAGACCTTTGCCAATCCCGGCAAAGGTCTTTTTTTATACGCCAAAGGAGGATGCTCCACCATGGTTTCCGAACGACAAACGACGCATGTCATATTGGACGAAGCGGCGATCCGAAGGGCGCTTACCCGTATCGCCCACGAAATTCTCGAAAAGAACAAGGGCATTCGCGACTGTGTATTTGTGGGAATCCGCACGCGGGGCATCTATCTCGCCAACCGGATTGCCAAACGGGTGCAAGAAATCGAAGGCGAGCCGGTTCCGATCGTCGAGCTGGACATCACCTCTTACCGCGACGACGTGGTGCGCCGAATCGCCGAATCCCCGCCTCCATTCGTCCCGGAGCTCGACCCGGCCGATTTCATGGACGGCAAAATCGTCATCCTGTTCGACGACGTGCTGTATACCGGCCGCACTGTTCGGGCCGCGATGGACGCGCTGATGGACAGGGGCCGCCCGCAGATGATTCAACTGGCGGTGCTGGTCGACCGCGGCCATCGGGAGCTGCCGATCCGTCCGGACTATGTCGGCAAAAACGTGCCGACCGCCAAGCTCGAGACGATCGAGGTGCGGCTGAGCGAGGTAGACGGAACCGACGAAGTCGTCATCATCCAAACGAGGGGGTAGCTCGACATGACGGGAACCGGAATCGGACTTGACCGCCACCTGTTGGGATTAA
This DNA window, taken from Paenibacillus thermoaerophilus, encodes the following:
- the pyrR gene encoding bifunctional pyr operon transcriptional regulator/uracil phosphoribosyltransferase PyrR is translated as MVSERQTTHVILDEAAIRRALTRIAHEILEKNKGIRDCVFVGIRTRGIYLANRIAKRVQEIEGEPVPIVELDITSYRDDVVRRIAESPPPFVPELDPADFMDGKIVILFDDVLYTGRTVRAAMDALMDRGRPQMIQLAVLVDRGHRELPIRPDYVGKNVPTAKLETIEVRLSEVDGTDEVVIIQTRG